Proteins from one Rosa chinensis cultivar Old Blush chromosome 7, RchiOBHm-V2, whole genome shotgun sequence genomic window:
- the LOC112177849 gene encoding uncharacterized protein LOC112177849 translates to MADPLVARCLYSGKGYMIPLNQCMSYSELYENIFRTFQFFPSDIIELQYSVPGCEVCFLRNDHDFQMLFCSARIHRLECVDISVLKIGGGCRITCSVDSGSEVIDEDDYLGDAFRTEVHKTYLSDEWSSYIHHVGDKFHGAAELCEKLKKYAIAVGFEFVFLRNDLDRIHAVCANVGTEGCDWHLRAFSSSANDYIDKYFHVDMFKKSYSFPIRPITNVDMSSSESTSECILPPLAKRPPQEAQGEAV, encoded by the exons ATGGCTGATCCTCTGGTTGCTAGGTGCCTTTACTCTGGCAAAGGTTATATGATCCCTTTGAATCAATGCATGAGCTACTCTGAGTTGTATGAAAACATTTTCCGTACATTCCAGTTTTTCCCAAGTGATATTATTGAGCTTCAGTATTCAGTTCCAGGTtgtgaagtttgttttcttcGTAACGATCATGATTTCCAGATGTTGTTTTGCTCTGCTAGAATACATAGGTTAGAGTGTGTCGATATTTCAGTTTTAAAGATTGGGGGAGGTTGTAGGATAACTTGTTCAGTGGATAGTGGTTCGGAAGTtattgatgaagatgattaTTTGGGTGATGCATTCAGGACTGAAGTTCACAAGACGTATTTGTCTGATGAGTGGAGTTCTTATATTCATCATGTCGGGGATAAGTTTCATGGTGCTGCTGAGCTCTGTGAGAAGCTCAAGAAGTATGCAATTGCAGTTGGTTTCGAGTTTGTATTCTTGAGAAATGATTTGGACCGTATTCATGCAGTCTGTGCAAATGTTGGAACTGAAGGTTGTGATTGGCATCTTCGTGCTTTTTCATCATCTGCCAATG attatattgataAGTACTTTCATGTTGATATGTTCAAGAAGAGCTACAGTTTTCCTATCCGTCCGATAACCAATGTTGATATGTCTTCTTCGGAATCTACTTCTGAATGTATATTACCTCCCCTTGCGAAGAGGCCCCCCCAGGAGGCCCAGGGTGAAGCGGTTTAA